The Microbacterium sp. LWO12-1.2 genome includes a window with the following:
- a CDS encoding ArsR/SmtB family transcription factor encodes MPGDLPHPERSEIQLTDVLFALSDPERLAITRQLADGPLDMAACHATDPNLPKSTKSHFMKVLREAGVIRNEPNGRRRMLTLRRDDLDALFPGLLESVLRN; translated from the coding sequence ATGCCTGGCGATCTTCCGCATCCGGAGCGCTCCGAGATCCAGCTGACAGACGTGCTCTTCGCGCTCAGCGACCCCGAGCGCCTCGCCATCACGCGCCAGCTCGCCGACGGCCCGCTCGACATGGCCGCCTGCCACGCCACCGACCCGAACCTTCCCAAGTCGACCAAGTCGCACTTCATGAAGGTGCTGCGCGAGGCCGGAGTCATCCGTAATGAGCCCAATGGCCGCCGACGGATGCTGACGCTCCGCCGTGACGACCTCGATGCGCTGTTCCCGGGACTGCTGGAGTCGGTGCTCCGGAACTAG
- a CDS encoding DUF222 domain-containing protein: MPKLHALHDAVLRLDAAWADADGTLDLTRNQLIGVHEAIGALQRQLDAVHAEVAAGIARESRPELGTDGLAKQRGYRSPATLIAATVGISTGDAARLVAVGEATAPRSDLLGARLPARYPAVRAALESGMIGVQAAALIVALLDRCRVAAGAERIAVGERMLAEAAPGLSLDDLRKLIVRAEAWLDPDGVEPRGEEQRSARSLRMFERNGMLHLDAKLDVETAAPIVAAIRGYVTAAFAARAEAPDPESPDADRRTVAMIQADGLAVFCAHALGCKAERLPLAGATVIVRIGLDELQSGAGSAAIDGIDQPISVAAARRMAAGGGVIPCVLGGESEILDWGREKRLFTRGQRRALVERDGGCAMCGLPPEMTKAHHIRWWKRDHGPTDLSNGVLLCETCHHRIHDNGWEIRIDGAGVAARVWFVPPRYVDPARTPRLGGRARFDIAA, encoded by the coding sequence ATGCCCAAACTCCACGCTCTGCACGACGCGGTCCTCCGCCTCGATGCCGCGTGGGCGGATGCCGATGGCACGCTCGACCTGACGCGGAATCAGCTCATCGGGGTCCACGAGGCGATCGGTGCGCTGCAGCGCCAGTTGGATGCCGTGCACGCCGAGGTGGCTGCGGGCATCGCGCGGGAGTCTCGTCCTGAACTCGGCACCGATGGCCTGGCCAAGCAGCGGGGGTACCGTTCGCCGGCCACACTCATCGCCGCGACCGTGGGAATCTCAACCGGCGACGCCGCACGACTGGTTGCGGTGGGCGAGGCGACGGCTCCGCGCAGCGACCTTCTGGGCGCACGCCTGCCCGCCAGGTATCCCGCCGTGCGCGCGGCGCTCGAGTCGGGGATGATCGGCGTCCAGGCTGCCGCCTTGATCGTCGCGCTCCTCGATCGATGCCGCGTCGCGGCCGGCGCGGAGCGCATCGCAGTGGGGGAGCGGATGCTGGCAGAAGCCGCCCCCGGCCTTTCGCTCGACGACCTTCGCAAGCTCATCGTGCGAGCGGAAGCGTGGCTCGATCCGGATGGTGTCGAACCGCGCGGCGAGGAGCAGCGCAGCGCCCGTTCGCTCAGGATGTTCGAGCGCAACGGCATGCTGCACCTCGACGCGAAGCTCGATGTCGAGACCGCCGCTCCGATCGTCGCTGCCATCCGCGGATACGTCACTGCGGCATTCGCGGCACGCGCAGAAGCTCCTGATCCCGAATCGCCGGATGCTGATCGCCGCACGGTCGCCATGATCCAGGCTGATGGCCTTGCTGTCTTCTGCGCCCACGCGCTCGGCTGCAAGGCCGAGCGACTCCCGCTGGCCGGTGCGACGGTCATCGTCCGCATCGGCCTCGATGAACTGCAGTCCGGAGCGGGTTCCGCGGCGATCGACGGCATCGACCAGCCCATCAGCGTCGCGGCGGCCCGCCGGATGGCGGCCGGAGGTGGCGTGATCCCCTGTGTGCTCGGCGGTGAGAGCGAGATCCTCGACTGGGGCCGTGAGAAGCGGCTCTTCACCAGGGGGCAACGGCGCGCGCTCGTCGAACGCGACGGGGGATGTGCGATGTGCGGGCTGCCGCCTGAGATGACCAAAGCGCATCACATTCGATGGTGGAAGCGAGATCACGGACCGACAGATCTTTCGAACGGCGTTCTGCTCTGCGAGACGTGTCACCATCGCATCCATGACAACGGCTGGGAGATCCGCATCGACGGTGCAGGTGTCGCCGCGAGGGTCTGGTTCGTGCCGCCCCGGTACGTCGATCCCGCGCGAACGCCACGGCTGGGCGGTCGCGCCCGCTTCGACATCGCCGCGTGA
- a CDS encoding ABC transporter substrate-binding protein has translation MHMKQHMRRRALVAGALTTATVVALTGCGAGGGDSAGPTEITFSYLWGGEEAKVLEEIIADFNGSQDEIVVKGVSSPDTQKQLTSMSSSNGSFDISDNFGNTVGAWASKGILAPLDDAIAAEGIDVDDFVPSAMEQMTYDGKIYSLPIAIHSFQLLYNTQLLEEAGVTPPTTMDELAQAIQKLTKVDDSGKITQLGLGSANDSTTLTTLGYAFGGTWDGEDGPTPADAGNLEALQWYQDNVIEPVGAEAMATFVSGQGEYLSAQDPFFSGKVAMIIDGEWRSASAAKIAPDFEWGVTAIPAASADLENSTQVTASTLFIPANSKHKEEAATFLAYLVSEKPMEKFAVALGNLAGRTSLSDSAAFADLQDFDVWAAAASSPNAKSLSSLPYSAEYATDLATAFDEVVRLTATPEEAIATVEERMANYSTK, from the coding sequence ATGCACATGAAGCAGCACATGCGCCGGCGCGCACTGGTCGCCGGTGCCCTGACCACAGCGACGGTCGTCGCCCTGACCGGATGCGGCGCGGGCGGCGGCGATTCCGCTGGTCCGACCGAGATCACGTTCTCGTATCTGTGGGGCGGAGAGGAGGCGAAGGTCCTCGAGGAGATCATCGCCGACTTCAACGGCAGCCAGGACGAGATCGTCGTCAAGGGCGTCTCCAGCCCCGACACCCAGAAGCAGCTGACCTCCATGTCCTCGTCGAACGGCTCTTTCGACATCTCCGACAACTTCGGCAACACTGTCGGCGCCTGGGCATCGAAGGGCATCTTGGCGCCGCTCGACGACGCGATCGCGGCGGAGGGCATCGATGTCGATGACTTCGTCCCCAGCGCCATGGAGCAGATGACGTACGACGGCAAGATCTACTCGCTGCCGATCGCGATCCACAGCTTCCAACTCCTCTACAACACCCAGCTCCTGGAGGAGGCCGGTGTCACCCCGCCGACCACCATGGACGAGCTCGCTCAGGCGATCCAGAAGCTGACCAAGGTCGATGACTCCGGCAAGATCACTCAGCTCGGTCTCGGCTCCGCCAACGACAGCACCACGCTGACCACCCTCGGCTATGCCTTCGGCGGCACCTGGGATGGCGAGGACGGCCCGACCCCCGCGGATGCGGGGAACCTCGAGGCTCTGCAGTGGTACCAGGACAACGTGATCGAGCCGGTCGGTGCCGAAGCCATGGCGACCTTCGTGTCCGGTCAGGGCGAGTACCTCTCGGCGCAGGACCCGTTCTTCAGCGGCAAGGTCGCGATGATCATCGACGGTGAATGGCGTTCGGCCAGCGCCGCGAAGATCGCTCCGGACTTCGAGTGGGGCGTCACCGCGATCCCGGCGGCATCCGCCGACCTGGAGAACAGCACGCAGGTCACCGCCAGCACTCTGTTCATCCCCGCGAACTCGAAGCACAAGGAGGAGGCGGCGACGTTCCTCGCCTACCTGGTCAGCGAGAAGCCGATGGAGAAGTTCGCCGTGGCCCTCGGCAACCTCGCCGGGCGCACCTCGCTGTCCGACAGCGCAGCCTTCGCCGACCTGCAGGACTTCGACGTCTGGGCCGCGGCCGCATCGTCGCCGAACGCGAAGTCGCTGTCGAGCCTCCCCTACAGCGCCGAGTACGCGACCGACCTCGCAACCGCCTTCGACGAGGTCGTGCGCCTGACGGCGACCCCCGAAGAGGCGATCGCGACGGTCGAGGAGCGCATGGCCAACTACTCGACGAAGTGA
- a CDS encoding MFS transporter, whose protein sequence is MTSTAPIVVPTASATLRQDQGPTADQGPTADQGPSTGSGTQRGGQRRRFGFVLAIVAQILMMVGASAPSPFYPVLAQDIGFDAIVISAVFAVYAVALLLTLLTAGSLSDHIGRRPVAIVGFLLLAGSMFLFWHADAVAVLFLARILQGIASGLLISALSATVLDFAPGGRPGVAALWNALSPGIGLALGALASAVLLDVSGEALLDVFAPLSSAYVVLAALFFLIPETAPRKPGVWASLSFRLSIPQEIRADFWRGAPAVIAGWATGGLFLSLGANIVRGELGGTAHIWQGLGVVLLAGVGAITAFVLRKIPARSMVLFGTSALAVGTLLSLIALSVGSLPFYLVAAAVTGMGFGTAFSGVVGSLAPRIPATQRADTFAVIYLLAYLAFGVPAVIAGALVGVVGLKAVCIGYGVVVIALAGIAFGLRVRAGR, encoded by the coding sequence ATGACCAGTACCGCACCGATCGTCGTGCCGACGGCATCCGCGACCCTTCGACAGGATCAGGGACCCACCGCGGATCAGGGACCCACTGCGGATCAGGGCCCTTCGACAGGCTCAGGGACCCAGCGAGGGGGCCAGCGGCGGAGATTCGGGTTCGTGCTGGCGATCGTGGCGCAGATCCTGATGATGGTCGGGGCGAGTGCGCCGTCGCCGTTCTATCCGGTGCTCGCGCAGGACATCGGGTTCGACGCGATCGTCATCAGCGCCGTGTTCGCGGTCTACGCCGTGGCGCTGCTGCTCACCCTCCTCACCGCCGGTTCGCTCTCGGACCACATCGGCCGTCGCCCGGTCGCGATCGTCGGATTCCTGCTGCTGGCGGGGAGCATGTTCCTGTTCTGGCACGCGGATGCCGTCGCCGTGCTGTTCCTCGCCCGCATCCTGCAGGGCATCGCGAGCGGTCTGCTGATCTCGGCGCTCTCGGCGACGGTGCTCGACTTCGCGCCCGGCGGACGTCCCGGAGTCGCGGCACTGTGGAATGCGCTGAGTCCCGGCATCGGACTCGCGCTCGGCGCCCTGGCCTCGGCTGTGCTGCTCGACGTCAGCGGCGAGGCACTGCTCGACGTGTTCGCGCCGCTGAGTTCCGCGTACGTCGTGCTCGCGGCACTCTTCTTCCTCATCCCCGAGACCGCACCGCGCAAGCCCGGGGTGTGGGCATCGCTGAGCTTCCGCCTGTCGATCCCGCAGGAGATCCGCGCGGACTTCTGGCGCGGAGCCCCCGCCGTGATCGCGGGCTGGGCCACCGGCGGACTGTTCCTGTCGCTCGGCGCCAACATCGTGCGCGGCGAGCTCGGCGGCACGGCCCACATCTGGCAGGGACTCGGCGTCGTGCTGCTCGCCGGAGTCGGCGCCATCACCGCGTTCGTGCTGCGGAAGATCCCCGCCCGTTCGATGGTGCTGTTCGGCACCTCGGCCCTGGCGGTCGGCACACTGCTGTCGCTCATCGCGCTGAGCGTGGGATCGCTACCGTTCTACCTCGTCGCCGCTGCCGTCACCGGTATGGGGTTCGGCACCGCCTTCTCGGGAGTGGTCGGCTCGCTCGCACCCCGCATCCCGGCCACCCAGCGCGCGGACACCTTCGCCGTCATCTATCTGCTCGCGTACCTGGCCTTCGGCGTTCCGGCCGTGATCGCGGGAGCGCTCGTGGGCGTCGTCGGGCTCAAGGCCGTGTGCATCGGATACGGCGTCGTGGTGATCGCGCTCGCGGGGATCGCGTTCGGACTACGGGTGCGCGCGGGGCGGTAG
- the map gene encoding type I methionyl aminopeptidase yields MIEILTPAELDRARDTGALVGTILQTMKERATVGVNLLDIDKWTKQMIEDAGAVSCYVDYAPSFGRGPFGHYICTAVNDAVLHGLPHDYVLRDGDLLTLDLAVTLRGISADAAISFVVGETQAPEDLAMIDATQRALAAGIAAARPKARIGDISRAIGAVLRQAGYPINLEFGGHGIGSTMHQDPHIANDGRPGRGYILRPGLLLAIEPWVMADTDELVTDDDGWTLRSATGARTAHTEHTIAITEKGAEILTLPRD; encoded by the coding sequence ATGATCGAGATCCTGACCCCTGCTGAGCTGGACCGCGCCCGCGATACGGGGGCGCTCGTCGGCACCATCCTGCAGACGATGAAGGAGCGCGCCACCGTCGGCGTGAACCTGCTCGACATCGACAAGTGGACCAAGCAGATGATCGAGGATGCCGGTGCCGTCTCCTGCTACGTCGACTATGCGCCCTCGTTCGGCCGGGGCCCCTTCGGCCACTACATCTGCACGGCCGTGAATGACGCGGTGCTGCACGGGCTTCCCCACGACTACGTGCTCCGCGACGGCGACCTGCTCACGCTCGACCTCGCCGTCACGCTCCGCGGCATCTCCGCCGACGCAGCGATCAGCTTCGTGGTCGGGGAGACCCAGGCTCCCGAGGATCTCGCGATGATCGACGCGACGCAGCGCGCGCTCGCCGCGGGCATCGCCGCCGCCCGCCCCAAAGCCCGCATCGGCGACATCTCCCGCGCGATCGGAGCCGTGCTTCGCCAGGCCGGCTACCCGATCAACCTCGAGTTCGGCGGGCACGGCATCGGTTCGACCATGCACCAGGACCCGCACATCGCGAACGACGGACGCCCGGGCCGCGGCTATATCCTGCGCCCCGGTCTGCTGCTCGCGATCGAGCCGTGGGTCATGGCCGACACCGACGAGCTCGTGACGGATGACGATGGCTGGACCCTCCGCAGCGCGACCGGCGCCCGCACCGCGCACACCGAGCACACGATCGCGATCACCGAGAAGGGTGCAGAGATCCTGACCCTGCCGCGCGACTGA
- a CDS encoding DUF4127 family protein encodes MSDPSPRPRIALLPLDDRPVNVRLPGDVAAVAGVTLDVPPAEILPSYRTAGDAAALGEWLLERAADPATVHLVVSVDMLLYGGLIASRTSDDTTRTVLERLDVLREVRRRRPDLPISAVSLVTRASNSYSAAEEPAYWTTHGKEIHALGGDAHRLLDETEVLPLANLTPVPADVVSDYSTRRLRNHIANLSTLALVEDSTLDFLAITADDTAPFAAGSAEQVWLRHWMRMLPSGRSVLMYPGADEVGAALVARALAAHAGVTASFSVACADANGMTRIPPYENMSLAASASRQIRAAGAVEVDEGGDVTLVLHAPDPDRHDMFRGRPDAVDADAVAGTVALVQARLDAGEHVALADVRYPNGADEALVRALAEADLLGRLEAFGGWNTAGNTLGSVVAVAAAAVVGRAAETFDARAARIALLTRLLDDFAYQAVVRTDSGAALFPDIYPMADDALVAKAEAAIRDELSSLLEAMLPADGVQIAELTLPWRRSFEIGLVLA; translated from the coding sequence GTGTCCGACCCGTCCCCCCGCCCCCGCATCGCCCTGCTGCCGCTCGACGATCGGCCGGTGAACGTCCGGCTTCCCGGCGACGTCGCCGCCGTGGCGGGAGTGACGCTCGATGTCCCCCCGGCCGAGATCCTCCCCTCGTACCGCACGGCGGGCGATGCCGCAGCCCTCGGCGAGTGGCTGCTCGAACGCGCCGCCGACCCGGCGACCGTGCACCTGGTCGTCTCCGTCGACATGCTGCTCTACGGCGGACTCATCGCCAGCCGCACGAGCGACGACACGACGCGCACCGTCCTGGAACGCCTCGACGTGCTGCGCGAGGTCCGCCGACGCCGGCCCGACCTGCCGATCTCGGCGGTCTCCCTCGTCACGCGGGCGAGCAACTCGTACTCGGCCGCGGAGGAGCCCGCCTACTGGACGACGCACGGCAAGGAGATCCACGCCCTGGGCGGCGATGCCCATCGACTGCTCGACGAAACCGAGGTACTGCCGCTCGCGAACCTGACCCCGGTGCCGGCCGACGTCGTATCCGACTACTCGACCCGACGCCTGCGCAATCACATCGCGAACCTCTCCACTCTTGCGCTCGTCGAGGACTCGACCCTCGACTTCCTCGCCATCACCGCCGACGACACGGCGCCCTTCGCCGCCGGCAGCGCCGAACAGGTGTGGCTGCGCCACTGGATGCGCATGCTCCCCTCCGGCCGGAGCGTGCTCATGTACCCGGGCGCCGATGAGGTCGGTGCGGCGCTGGTCGCACGTGCCCTGGCTGCGCACGCCGGCGTGACGGCGTCGTTCTCGGTCGCATGCGCAGATGCCAACGGCATGACGCGGATCCCCCCATACGAGAACATGTCGCTCGCCGCATCCGCCAGCCGACAGATCCGCGCCGCCGGAGCCGTGGAGGTCGACGAGGGCGGAGACGTGACCCTCGTGCTGCACGCCCCCGACCCCGACCGTCACGACATGTTCCGTGGACGGCCCGACGCCGTCGATGCGGATGCCGTGGCCGGCACGGTCGCCCTCGTGCAGGCACGTCTGGACGCCGGGGAGCATGTCGCCCTCGCCGATGTGCGCTACCCGAACGGCGCGGACGAGGCCCTGGTTCGCGCCCTCGCCGAGGCGGACCTGCTCGGTCGGCTGGAGGCGTTCGGCGGATGGAACACCGCGGGGAACACGCTCGGCAGCGTGGTCGCCGTCGCCGCTGCCGCCGTGGTGGGTCGCGCCGCAGAGACGTTCGACGCCCGCGCGGCGCGCATCGCCCTGTTGACCCGGCTGCTCGACGATTTCGCCTACCAGGCGGTCGTGCGCACCGATTCCGGGGCCGCACTGTTCCCCGACATCTATCCGATGGCAGACGACGCCCTGGTCGCGAAGGCTGAGGCGGCGATCCGCGATGAGCTCTCGTCGCTCCTGGAGGCGATGCTGCCCGCCGACGGTGTGCAGATCGCGGAGCTGACGCTGCCGTGGAGACGATCGTTCGAGATCGGCCTCGTGCTCGCGTAG
- a CDS encoding YciI family protein has product MTKFLISFPSAAMQVDEEDFPTVVAESHAVIAEAKEAGVYVFGGGIAEEIDPVLVAVDGTVQKTTYPGSELTGGFTVLELPTREDAVEWAHKIAAACRCAQELREFAFDPDS; this is encoded by the coding sequence ATGACAAAGTTCCTCATCTCATTCCCGAGTGCAGCCATGCAGGTCGACGAAGAGGACTTCCCGACCGTCGTCGCCGAGTCCCACGCCGTGATCGCCGAGGCCAAAGAGGCCGGCGTCTACGTGTTCGGCGGGGGGATCGCAGAAGAGATCGACCCCGTGCTGGTGGCGGTCGACGGCACCGTCCAGAAGACGACCTACCCGGGCAGCGAACTCACGGGCGGTTTCACGGTGCTCGAACTCCCGACCCGTGAGGATGCCGTCGAGTGGGCGCACAAGATCGCGGCGGCGTGCCGGTGCGCGCAAGAACTCCGCGAGTTCGCATTCGACCCGGACAGCTGA
- a CDS encoding helix-turn-helix domain-containing protein produces MVRMPLTPAELERGERLGALLRRARGERSMLSVALDAGVSPETLRKIESGRVATPAFSTIAAIAGVLEISLDALWAEIGADAAGSAGDLAAGRDRIAS; encoded by the coding sequence ATGGTCCGGATGCCGCTCACCCCCGCCGAGCTCGAACGCGGTGAGCGCCTGGGCGCTCTGCTGCGACGTGCGCGCGGCGAGCGGTCGATGCTGAGTGTCGCGCTCGATGCCGGCGTCTCGCCGGAGACCCTGCGCAAGATCGAGTCTGGTCGGGTCGCGACTCCCGCATTCTCGACGATCGCGGCCATCGCCGGAGTGCTCGAGATCTCGCTGGATGCCCTCTGGGCCGAGATCGGGGCGGATGCCGCCGGCAGCGCTGGCGATCTCGCTGCTGGCCGGGATCGGATCGCCTCGTAG
- a CDS encoding DUF4303 domain-containing protein: MPSSLDWKALDAHLLAVLLGAVRAHHDEHPEHRIYAAAFHNFYAETGGVIAWPSLAIATEEDLQALAAGSSFSEDDLRWSPADWTTQLDPSNADDAWAAEVERAAGRRDDLHWNAQYDRFLRAFARAAKKARPLLVAENAVEKDFIAVAMDEAWDLVPLSLTPTQVRRHFPELDEEAQELARLDSLPAAQRAEELADILDADTCGPVSAEVAMGLLTGLGADAVGVAVARIARSRDRWRYAKLLADLGVPSPEAIDALVDVLRGTRLSEPDRAWAGAALARLGRLDLVLVDRERVPRAVLRRALAAPYTSFRDHAAIHPPLDYAPLERALSADLALADEMLDELSPGSGYCTLEPDEVDTARDALTSPFEVVRRHAAFILDDAGH, encoded by the coding sequence ATGCCCTCATCGCTCGACTGGAAGGCGCTCGACGCCCACCTTCTCGCCGTTCTCCTCGGCGCGGTGCGCGCGCATCATGACGAGCATCCGGAGCATCGCATCTACGCCGCAGCGTTCCACAACTTCTATGCGGAGACGGGCGGAGTGATCGCCTGGCCGTCGCTTGCGATCGCCACCGAGGAAGACCTGCAGGCGCTCGCCGCGGGTTCGAGTTTCAGCGAAGACGACCTGCGGTGGAGTCCGGCCGATTGGACCACGCAGCTCGATCCTTCGAACGCGGATGACGCATGGGCGGCCGAGGTGGAGCGCGCTGCCGGCCGTCGCGACGACCTGCACTGGAACGCCCAGTACGACCGCTTCCTGCGCGCGTTCGCGCGAGCGGCGAAGAAGGCGCGCCCTCTCCTCGTCGCAGAGAACGCTGTGGAGAAGGACTTCATCGCCGTCGCGATGGACGAAGCCTGGGACCTTGTGCCGCTGAGCCTCACTCCCACGCAGGTGCGGCGACACTTCCCTGAGCTCGACGAAGAAGCGCAGGAGCTCGCGCGGCTGGATTCCTTGCCTGCGGCGCAGCGCGCGGAGGAGCTCGCCGACATCCTCGACGCCGACACCTGCGGCCCTGTCTCAGCGGAGGTGGCGATGGGGCTCCTCACCGGGCTCGGAGCGGATGCTGTCGGCGTCGCCGTTGCGCGGATCGCACGCTCCCGCGACCGGTGGAGGTACGCGAAGCTCCTGGCCGACCTGGGCGTGCCGTCGCCCGAGGCGATCGATGCTCTGGTCGACGTTCTTCGCGGAACGCGTCTCTCGGAACCCGATCGCGCGTGGGCGGGCGCTGCGCTCGCGCGGCTCGGGCGCCTCGATCTCGTGCTGGTGGATCGCGAGCGCGTCCCGCGGGCAGTGCTGCGCCGGGCGCTCGCGGCGCCGTACACGTCATTCCGCGACCACGCGGCGATCCATCCTCCGCTTGACTACGCCCCGCTCGAGAGGGCACTGTCTGCCGACCTCGCCCTCGCGGACGAGATGCTCGACGAGCTGTCGCCCGGCAGCGGATACTGCACCCTCGAACCCGACGAGGTCGACACGGCGCGCGATGCGCTGACCTCGCCCTTCGAGGTGGTCCGCCGGCACGCGGCGTTCATCCTCGACGACGCCGGACATTGA
- a CDS encoding GntR family transcriptional regulator has translation MTAIDGLTKHERVRRHLEEVIQQGLAPHEKLPTERDLAESLEVNRQTVRRALDELERDGIVYRLQGAGTFVSASRISKTFELTSFSEDMHTRNMRPGSLSVDVGTAAAGQTAGYALNLSPQSPVVRIRRVRTADDIPICLEVCSIAADTVPGLEDGIVGDSLYEDLRTRFGVAAVRADQEIHAVVLDEEQAEALQTPPFSPAFLVKRTTYDARSRPIEYAESVYRGDRYSYLVSISRPS, from the coding sequence ATGACGGCGATCGACGGCCTGACGAAACACGAACGCGTGCGTCGGCATCTGGAAGAGGTCATCCAGCAGGGACTCGCGCCCCATGAGAAGCTGCCGACCGAGCGGGACCTGGCCGAATCGCTCGAGGTGAACCGCCAGACGGTCCGCCGCGCGCTCGACGAGCTGGAACGCGACGGCATCGTCTACCGCCTGCAGGGCGCCGGCACCTTCGTCAGCGCGTCGCGCATCAGCAAGACCTTCGAGCTGACCTCGTTCTCCGAGGACATGCACACCCGCAACATGCGGCCAGGGTCGCTCTCGGTCGACGTCGGCACCGCCGCGGCAGGGCAGACCGCCGGCTACGCGCTCAACCTCAGTCCGCAATCGCCCGTCGTCCGCATCCGTCGCGTGCGCACGGCAGATGACATCCCGATCTGCCTCGAGGTCTGCTCGATCGCCGCCGACACCGTGCCCGGTCTCGAAGACGGCATCGTGGGCGACTCGCTCTACGAGGACCTGCGCACCCGCTTCGGTGTCGCCGCGGTGCGCGCCGATCAGGAGATCCACGCGGTCGTGCTCGACGAGGAGCAGGCGGAAGCGCTGCAGACGCCGCCGTTCTCGCCCGCCTTCCTGGTCAAGCGCACGACCTACGACGCGCGCAGCCGACCGATCGAGTACGCCGAATCGGTGTATCGCGGCGACCGGTACTCGTATCTCGTCTCCATCTCCCGCCCCTCGTGA
- a CDS encoding glycosyltransferase family 2 protein: MVPVFRPGPTFDDLIASFDRQTLPAGAFEVLLCDDGSGQETHARLTEVARTRPNVRVLDLPHSGWPGTPRNRGVEAARGTYVQFVDQDDWLFDGALEKLCDYADLHGSDVVVGREVGIGRDLPTRIFRRDIPNATLGKDPLLEMLTPHKLFRTSFLRANNIRFPDGKVRLEDHLFVMEAYFAADTISILASEPCYAWVKHPGSASSSRIDPESYFPHLEAVLDLVEAHTEPGRLRDRLLRHWYRGKILKRLAGRRMVKYPAAYRERLLRVVAPLVQKRFGPGVDGGLAFPHRIRSALLRAGRWEDLVRYARFETDMECRATVTSATWSRGGGLHLTLRVTITHEGRDALVFTSDAGAERLVSAPWLADLPADALVASRELGNDRIDIVLSDIVSGDEGASERKLVSQGQPDLGAVVVTIDPLKTFGPTDALRSARLTAKVRRAGWTFDVPVQADPETLARAGRSPFLAGRTCELVATDDGDVELRREWPGGQLKDSAGRAMRRWRARRK; the protein is encoded by the coding sequence GTGGTTCCGGTCTTCCGCCCCGGCCCCACATTCGACGACCTGATCGCCTCGTTCGATCGGCAGACTCTGCCCGCCGGCGCGTTCGAAGTACTGCTGTGCGACGACGGTTCCGGCCAGGAGACGCACGCGCGGCTGACGGAGGTCGCGCGCACCCGGCCGAACGTGCGCGTGCTGGACCTGCCGCACTCCGGATGGCCGGGAACACCGCGCAACCGCGGGGTCGAGGCCGCCCGCGGCACCTACGTGCAGTTCGTGGATCAGGACGACTGGCTGTTCGACGGCGCGCTCGAGAAGCTGTGCGACTACGCCGACCTGCATGGCTCGGACGTCGTCGTCGGCCGCGAGGTGGGGATCGGGCGCGATCTGCCCACGCGGATCTTCCGCCGCGACATCCCGAACGCGACGCTGGGCAAGGACCCGCTGCTGGAGATGCTCACCCCGCACAAGCTGTTCCGTACGTCGTTCCTGCGCGCGAACAACATCCGCTTCCCCGACGGGAAGGTGCGACTGGAAGACCACCTCTTCGTGATGGAGGCGTACTTCGCGGCCGACACGATCTCGATCCTCGCGAGCGAGCCCTGCTACGCGTGGGTCAAGCACCCGGGGAGCGCCAGCTCGTCGCGCATCGACCCGGAGTCGTACTTCCCGCACCTGGAGGCTGTGCTCGACCTCGTCGAAGCGCACACCGAACCCGGCCGGCTGCGCGACCGGCTGCTGCGGCACTGGTATCGCGGGAAGATCCTGAAGCGGCTCGCCGGACGCCGCATGGTGAAGTATCCCGCGGCGTACCGCGAGCGTCTGCTGCGCGTCGTGGCGCCCCTGGTGCAGAAGAGGTTCGGGCCGGGAGTCGACGGCGGACTCGCGTTCCCGCACCGCATCCGCTCGGCCCTGCTCCGCGCAGGTCGGTGGGAGGACCTCGTGCGCTACGCGAGGTTCGAGACCGACATGGAGTGCCGGGCCACGGTGACATCGGCGACCTGGTCGCGCGGCGGCGGACTCCACCTCACGCTCCGGGTCACGATCACGCACGAGGGTCGCGATGCCCTGGTCTTCACCTCGGATGCGGGGGCGGAGCGGCTGGTATCGGCGCCCTGGCTCGCTGACCTGCCTGCCGACGCGCTCGTCGCCAGTCGCGAACTGGGCAACGATCGCATCGACATCGTCCTGTCCGACATCGTGTCGGGAGATGAGGGCGCGAGCGAGCGGAAGCTGGTCAGCCAGGGGCAGCCCGATCTGGGCGCCGTCGTCGTGACGATCGACCCGCTCAAGACGTTCGGGCCGACGGATGCTCTGCGCAGCGCGCGCCTCACCGCGAAGGTGCGGCGCGCAGGCTGGACCTTCGACGTTCCCGTGCAGGCCGACCCTGAGACGCTCGCCCGCGCCGGCCGTTCGCCGTTCCTGGCCGGCCGCACCTGCGAGCTCGTCGCCACGGATGACGGAGACGTCGAGCTGCGGCGCGAGTGGCCCGGCGGACAGCTGAAGGACTCAGCCGGTCGCGCGATGCGGCGCTGGCGCGCGCGGCGCAAGTAG